One Brassica napus cultivar Da-Ae chromosome A1, Da-Ae, whole genome shotgun sequence genomic region harbors:
- the LOC106404079 gene encoding uncharacterized protein LOC106404079 isoform X1, giving the protein MALLSSCWLIIESIVIQDGFLKWSYMRLYMHPLVLFLCQLLLWLSVFLLWLVPYFQASYSSFLSFLVTFSKLFNSFLRVIMSRREVTYNVVSRQENKNTLVNFELSTRIHNPVPSFSFSFKHQVDSQLKVLLVLQEGKILEDEDFCSQLDQEDGAVHFLDAKESEEEEDTIDFVDVVNVENNLEFELQTMPMDQENIFPLVNNEEEEEEEEEEEEEEDIVTSNVGNYLSSLEASDDINSLNSDGDQPSPFSISSLDSVLQESIVIENPTHRDEDDETNEVYNTYCQRMRWYDILSRDRTYGLSVMMNQETASTLSLWGITAEKRLKQSIEKDLELVYIAQSCLSWEALQHQYLTVRDRMKASDSKGGSYEDDISKEFQKFQVLLERFLEDERCEGKRVLSFVQRRFELMSFFQVPRLSGYKRKGPQEGGRESNEKQVLKAIERCITVFYDFVKADIKRPLVWERLKISFVNSPLMEVEDPRDIMLFLNLKNLLQKKEQSLKEAQGKKKKKIWFKKKKKSPYMKEDENSMLVTFIKIELKLVSRVLQMSLVSSSHLKWCQHKLNNIDFNGGKFSRTSSPVLFPS; this is encoded by the exons ATGGCTTTACTTTCATCATGTTGGCTAATCATAGAATCCATTGTGATTCAGGATGGTTTCTTGAAATGGTCCTACATGAGATTATACATGCACCCTCTTGTTCTCTTTCTTTGTCAACTTCTTCTATGGCTCTCTGTCTTCCTTTTATGGCTTGTCCCATACTTTCAAGCGTCTTACAGCTCCTTTTTATCGTTCTTGGTCACGTTCTCAAAGCTATTTAATAGTTTTCTACGAGTTATTATGAGTAGAAGGGAGGTTACTTATAATGTTGTGTCTAGGCAAGAGAACAAGAACACCCTTGTTAATTTCGAACTTTCTACGAGAATTCATAATCCTGTTCCTTCCTTTAGCTTTTCGTTTAAACATCAAGTTGATAGTCAATTAAAAGTTCTTCTAGTTCTCCAAGAAGGCAAGATTCTTGAAGATGAAGATTTTTGCAGTCAACTTGATCAAGAAGATGGTGCTGTTCATTTTCTTGATGCTAAGGAAAGCGAGGAGGAAGAAGACACTATTGACTTTGTTGACGTTGTGAACGTGGAGAATAATCTTGAGTTTGAACTTCAGACCATGCCAATGgatcaagaaaatatatttcCTTTAGTcaacaatgaagaagaagaagaagaagaagaagaagaagaagaagaggaagatatTGTTACCTCAAACGTTGGGAACTATCTATCTTCTCTAGAAGCTAGTGATGATATAAATTCACTCAATAGCGATGGAGATCAACCCTCTCCTTTTTCTATATCAAGCTTGGATTCAGTACTACAAGAATCGATTGTAATAGAGAATCCAACTCATcgagatgaagatgatgaaaccaATGAAGTATACAATACATACTGCCAAAGAATGAGATGGTATGACATCCTAAGCCGCGATAGAACATATGGACTAA GTGTGATGATGAACCAAGAAACGGCAAGTACTTTGAGCTTATGGGGAATAACAGCAGAGAAGAGGCTAAAACAAAGCATAGAGAAGGATCTTGAGCTAGTTTATATTGCTCAATCATGTTTATCATGGGAAGCTCTCCAGCATCAGTACTTAACAGTGAGAGATAGAATGAAAGCCTCTGATTCGAAAGGCGGGTCATATGAAGATGATATCTCTAAAGAATTTCAGAAGTTTCAGGTTTTATTAGAGAGATTTTTGGAAGATGAAAGGTGTGAAGGGAAAAGGGTATTGAGCTTTGTTCAAAGAAGGTTTGAGCTCATGAGCTTCTTTCAAGTCCCAAGACTTTCAG GATATAAAAGGAAGGGACCACAGGAAGGTGGAAGAGAGAGTAATGAGAAACAAGTGCTGAAAGCAATAGAGAGATGCATTACAGTCTTCTATGACTTTGTGAAAGCAGACATCAAGAGGCCTTTGGTTTGGGAAAGACTTAAAATCTCATTCGTCAACTCTCCTCTTATGGAAGTGGAAGATCCTAGAGACATTATGCTTTTTCTTAACCTTAAAAATTTACTCCAAAAG AAGGAACAATCATTGAAGGAGGCacaagggaagaagaagaagaagatttggttcaagaagaagaagaaatctccTTACATGAAAGAAGATGAAAACTCTATGTTAGTAACATTTATAAAGATAGAGTTAAAGCTTGTGTCTAGAGTTTTACAAATGTCTTTGGTCTCATCTTCTCACCTCAAATGGTGTCAACACAAGCTCAACAACATTGATTTCAATGGTGGCAAATTCTCTAGAACTTCCTCACCTGTTTTATTCCCATCTTAA
- the LOC106404079 gene encoding uncharacterized protein LOC106404079 isoform X2 produces MALLSSCWLIIESIVIQDGFLKWSYMRLYMHPLVLFLCQLLLWLSVFLLWLVPYFQASYSSFLSFLVTFSKLFNSFLRVIMSRREVTYNVVSRQENKNTLVNFELSTRIHNPVPSFSFSFKHQVDSQLKVLLVLQEGKILEDEDFCSQLDQEDGAVHFLDAKESEEEEDTIDFVDVVNVENNLEFELQTMPMDQENIFPLVNNEEEEEEEEEEEEEEDIVTSNVGNYLSSLEASDDINSLNSDGDQPSPFSISSLDSVLQESIVIENPTHRDEDDETNEVYNTYCQRMRWYDILSRDRTYGLSVMMNQETASTLSLWGITAEKRLKQSIEKDLELVYIAQSCLSWEALQHQYLTVRDRMKASDSKGGSYEDDISKEFQKFQVLLERFLEDERCEGKRVLSFVQRRFELMSFFQVPRLSGYKRKGPQEGGRESNEKQVLKAIERCITVFYDFVKADIKRPLVWERLKISFVNSPLMEVEDPRDIMLFLNLKNLLQKEQSLKEAQGKKKKKIWFKKKKKSPYMKEDENSMLVTFIKIELKLVSRVLQMSLVSSSHLKWCQHKLNNIDFNGGKFSRTSSPVLFPS; encoded by the exons ATGGCTTTACTTTCATCATGTTGGCTAATCATAGAATCCATTGTGATTCAGGATGGTTTCTTGAAATGGTCCTACATGAGATTATACATGCACCCTCTTGTTCTCTTTCTTTGTCAACTTCTTCTATGGCTCTCTGTCTTCCTTTTATGGCTTGTCCCATACTTTCAAGCGTCTTACAGCTCCTTTTTATCGTTCTTGGTCACGTTCTCAAAGCTATTTAATAGTTTTCTACGAGTTATTATGAGTAGAAGGGAGGTTACTTATAATGTTGTGTCTAGGCAAGAGAACAAGAACACCCTTGTTAATTTCGAACTTTCTACGAGAATTCATAATCCTGTTCCTTCCTTTAGCTTTTCGTTTAAACATCAAGTTGATAGTCAATTAAAAGTTCTTCTAGTTCTCCAAGAAGGCAAGATTCTTGAAGATGAAGATTTTTGCAGTCAACTTGATCAAGAAGATGGTGCTGTTCATTTTCTTGATGCTAAGGAAAGCGAGGAGGAAGAAGACACTATTGACTTTGTTGACGTTGTGAACGTGGAGAATAATCTTGAGTTTGAACTTCAGACCATGCCAATGgatcaagaaaatatatttcCTTTAGTcaacaatgaagaagaagaagaagaagaagaagaagaagaagaagaggaagatatTGTTACCTCAAACGTTGGGAACTATCTATCTTCTCTAGAAGCTAGTGATGATATAAATTCACTCAATAGCGATGGAGATCAACCCTCTCCTTTTTCTATATCAAGCTTGGATTCAGTACTACAAGAATCGATTGTAATAGAGAATCCAACTCATcgagatgaagatgatgaaaccaATGAAGTATACAATACATACTGCCAAAGAATGAGATGGTATGACATCCTAAGCCGCGATAGAACATATGGACTAA GTGTGATGATGAACCAAGAAACGGCAAGTACTTTGAGCTTATGGGGAATAACAGCAGAGAAGAGGCTAAAACAAAGCATAGAGAAGGATCTTGAGCTAGTTTATATTGCTCAATCATGTTTATCATGGGAAGCTCTCCAGCATCAGTACTTAACAGTGAGAGATAGAATGAAAGCCTCTGATTCGAAAGGCGGGTCATATGAAGATGATATCTCTAAAGAATTTCAGAAGTTTCAGGTTTTATTAGAGAGATTTTTGGAAGATGAAAGGTGTGAAGGGAAAAGGGTATTGAGCTTTGTTCAAAGAAGGTTTGAGCTCATGAGCTTCTTTCAAGTCCCAAGACTTTCAG GATATAAAAGGAAGGGACCACAGGAAGGTGGAAGAGAGAGTAATGAGAAACAAGTGCTGAAAGCAATAGAGAGATGCATTACAGTCTTCTATGACTTTGTGAAAGCAGACATCAAGAGGCCTTTGGTTTGGGAAAGACTTAAAATCTCATTCGTCAACTCTCCTCTTATGGAAGTGGAAGATCCTAGAGACATTATGCTTTTTCTTAACCTTAAAAATTTACTCCAAAAG GAACAATCATTGAAGGAGGCacaagggaagaagaagaagaagatttggttcaagaagaagaagaaatctccTTACATGAAAGAAGATGAAAACTCTATGTTAGTAACATTTATAAAGATAGAGTTAAAGCTTGTGTCTAGAGTTTTACAAATGTCTTTGGTCTCATCTTCTCACCTCAAATGGTGTCAACACAAGCTCAACAACATTGATTTCAATGGTGGCAAATTCTCTAGAACTTCCTCACCTGTTTTATTCCCATCTTAA